The DNA sequence GCGCCTATGACAAGGTCGCCGGGAGCTACAATCCCTTTTTCCGGAAGAAGCGCATGTTCTATTCCCATCCGACCGATTTCAAAATAATGCTTCAAGTTATGCTCTACAGAAAATTCACGAAGGGATTTTGATTGTTGGGCGGATTTAATATCTTTATTGGGAGTGAAATGATCCGGGACTAATACGATTTTTTCTGGATCAAAAACTTTTTTAATTCCGGTCTTTTCAAATTCTTCGATAGCAATAGGTGCAGTAATATCATTTCCTAAACAAATGTCGACATTCGCATAAACAAATTGTCCTGGATGTACTTCTTTGAGATTACTGTGTGCAGCAATAATCTTCTCTGTTATTGTCATTCCCATAGATTTTTTAAGTAGCGTGCTCCGTTTTATCTTTCAAGACATAAGCAGTCTGGATAATTGTTGAAAAACAAAGAAAGTAATTTTTAATTTTCTGAAAATCGCGTTTGGCGCCATGATTTTAAGAACAAAGGGTCCTGTAGATATTTTTTATGGCATTTGGCACACAAATCAAAGCGAAAGGTCTTGTATTCTCCATTCTCTAACATATCAACAGCATCAGCAATATTATCACGCCCTTCGACCGTTTCTTCTATCTCCATAATTTCTTCATCTATATCCTCATCCATGTCTATAGCGTCACATGCGGTATAAACCTCAATTTTTACAACATATCGAGTATCCTCTTCTGCTAGCAATGGTTTACCGCACATATCGCAAGTATAGTGAACCATTCATATTCCTCCAAGTAATATTTGTAGAATCATAGTTTACTTTGTCAACAGCTCAGGATGTTAGAGTCCGAAGGTATAACAGATCTTCATGCAAGATTTAAAACCAACTACAGAAAAGGATTGTGATTTTAATCTCTATGTAAGCAATTTCTGTGCTGAAGTTGGCATTCTTGAATGGCCTTTTCATGCCATAGCCCTGAGCCTCTTGATCCGTTCTTCGATTGGTGGGTGAGTACTAAAAATTGCAGCGAATGAGCGGCCGCTTAATGGATTCACAATAAATAAATGTGCAGTAGATTTACCTGCATCCATTGGCTTAGCTATTGCCGCCTTTTGTAATTTTTCAAGGGCGCTAGCTAATCCTAATGGATTTCTAGTCAATAAGGCACCACCTTCATCGGCAGCATACTCTCGTGAGCGCGAGATTGCCATTTGGATTAAAAGGGCTGCAATAGGCGCTAAAATAGCCAAAAATAAAACTCCAATACCGCCCCCCCGACCTTCTTCCTCATCTCTTCCTCCAACTCCGCCAAAAAGTGCTCCCCATCGGGCCATATCCGCTAATAGCATAATAGCACCTGCAATAGTAGCTACGATGGTAGATATAAGTATATCTCTATGTCTGATATGGCTTAACTCATGCCCTAAAACTCCTTTTAATTCCTCACGTGTTAAAGAGTTAAGCATTCCTTCGGTAACAGCTACAGCAGCATGGCTTGGGTTTCTCCCTGTTGCAAATGCATTCATAGCATTCGTTGGTATAACATATATTTTAGGCATAGGAATTCCTGCCTGCGTTGTTAGTTCCTTAACAATTCCATAGTAAGTCGGTAGCTGTTGCTCAGAAATTTCCTTAGCACCGTACATCTTCAAAACAATCTTATCGCTGAACCAATAACTGAAGAAATTCATACCCATCGCCATAACAAAGGCAAACATCGCTCCTTGCCGCCCTCCAACCATGTTACCAACCCATATGAATAATAGTGTCAAGGCAATTAATAATATAGCTGTTTTAAAATAACTCATACTACAACTTCTCCAATTTACAACATATTTAAAATATAATGAAAAGAGCTCTTATTAAATATTTTAAACATAAATATTAGGAATTACTAAAGAATATAGCGAACTTAAATATGATAAAAATTTATTATTATTAAATATTTCTATTCAAAATCATTATAAGTATAGCTAATCTTTTGTCAAGGAATTTAATCTGGATAGTATCAAAGAGGGATATAAATAATGTTATTGATGTTTAAAGAGATATTTAAGGCTTATAAGGATATTTTCTCAAGTTTCCTGTCGATAGCGGTCATTATCTCATCGTACCTTGGTGAAACTTCTACCGGAAGATTGGCAAAACGTGGGATTACTTCTTCTAATTTATTCTCGTGATAATTTATTTTAAATTCAGGAAATTTCAAACCATGTGCAGTAGAGATAACTACAACCTTTTCATTCCGCATTATCTCATTCTTTTTTATTAATTTTATTAATACTGCTAATGCTACTCCTGTATGGGGACAACTAAATAAACCGGTTCTATCTGCTTGTGCAGAAGCATTTGCCAATTCATCCTCTGTTGCTTGTTCTACAACACCATGGAAAGTTTTTAAGACATTGATAGCCTTTTTATAACTCACAGGATCGCCTATTTGAATTGCATTAGCAAGGGTCTTTTGTGCCTTCACAGGTCTAAATTCTTTGAATCCATGTAAGTAACTAAGATACAGAGGGTTTGCCTTTGCTGCTTGCGCACATACGATGCGAGGTTGTTTCTCTATCAGACCCAACTCCTTCATCATGAGAAAGCCTTTTCCTAATGCTGCTGTATTGCCCAAATTTCCTCCTGGAACAATTATTACATCAGGCACTTCCCAATCAAACTGCTGAACTATTTCCATACTTACTGTCTTCTGTCCTTCAATTCGGAGAGAATTCATGGAGTTAGCTAAGTAGATATTAT is a window from the Candidatus Jettenia sp. genome containing:
- the thrC gene encoding threonine synthase encodes the protein MPYHAWFQCISGCDEKYELNEIIYQCRKCGDLLEVKHDLSKLRRHSPEHWKKLFDERYRRTKWPYGSSVWGKKEFVCPNVDNENIVSLYEGGSNLFWAERLGKELGVEDLWIKQCGNAHTGSFKDLGMTVLVSMVKQMISEGKSIPAVACASTGDTSAALASYCAAAGILAIVFLPKNKVSHAQLIQPIANGALTLSLDTDFDGCMKLVREICSKNNIYLANSMNSLRIEGQKTVSMEIVQQFDWEVPDVIIVPGGNLGNTAALGKGFLMMKELGLIEKQPRIVCAQAAKANPLYLSYLHGFKEFRPVKAQKTLANAIQIGDPVSYKKAINVLKTFHGVVEQATEDELANASAQADRTGLFSCPHTGVALAVLIKLIKKNEIMRNEKVVVISTAHGLKFPEFKINYHENKLEEVIPRFANLPVEVSPRYDEIMTAIDRKLEKISL
- the htpX gene encoding zinc metalloprotease HtpX is translated as MSYFKTAILLIALTLLFIWVGNMVGGRQGAMFAFVMAMGMNFFSYWFSDKIVLKMYGAKEISEQQLPTYYGIVKELTTQAGIPMPKIYVIPTNAMNAFATGRNPSHAAVAVTEGMLNSLTREELKGVLGHELSHIRHRDILISTIVATIAGAIMLLADMARWGALFGGVGGRDEEEGRGGGIGVLFLAILAPIAALLIQMAISRSREYAADEGGALLTRNPLGLASALEKLQKAAIAKPMDAGKSTAHLFIVNPLSGRSFAAIFSTHPPIEERIKRLRAMA